Proteins encoded together in one Marinobacter sp. Arc7-DN-1 window:
- the fnr gene encoding fumarate/nitrate reduction transcriptional regulator Fnr has protein sequence MAQAIPFRQAFPLKASCHQCSLSNLCLPLAIAENDLDRLEDIVQQGRIFSRGEHIFDQSAPFRSCFAVKSGSIKTSIITEGGEEQVTGFFMPGELVGLDSMSSENYACTAKALERTSVCEFPVDKLEELTGKLPDLQHHMFHLMSQEIQNSHQLAMLLSKNTAEERIAALLLSLSSRFQRRRMSPTNFSLPMARNDIANFLGLAVETVSRVFTRFQNQGIIKARGREVELLDVEALQLVTREFSRQSNP, from the coding sequence ATGGCTCAAGCAATTCCGTTTCGTCAGGCATTTCCCCTGAAGGCGTCCTGCCACCAGTGCAGCCTGAGCAACCTGTGCCTGCCCCTGGCCATTGCAGAGAACGACCTGGACAGACTGGAAGATATCGTCCAGCAAGGGCGGATTTTCAGTCGCGGCGAACACATCTTTGACCAGAGCGCGCCCTTTCGCTCCTGCTTTGCGGTAAAAAGCGGATCGATCAAGACGTCAATCATTACCGAAGGTGGTGAGGAGCAGGTCACCGGGTTCTTCATGCCCGGTGAGCTGGTCGGCCTCGACAGCATGAGTAGCGAGAACTACGCCTGCACAGCCAAAGCCCTGGAGAGAACCAGCGTGTGCGAGTTTCCGGTGGATAAACTGGAGGAGCTGACCGGCAAGCTGCCGGATTTGCAGCACCACATGTTTCACCTGATGAGCCAGGAAATCCAGAACAGCCATCAGCTCGCGATGCTGCTGAGCAAGAACACAGCCGAGGAGCGCATTGCTGCCCTGCTGCTGTCACTGTCCAGCCGATTCCAGCGCCGGCGCATGTCCCCCACCAACTTCAGCTTGCCGATGGCGCGGAACGATATTGCCAACTTCCTCGGGCTGGCTGTAGAAACCGTCAGCCGGGTGTTCACACGATTCCAGAATCAGGGAATTATCAAGGCCCGAGGCCGGGAGGTTGAACTACTGGACGTCGAGGCCCTGCAGTTGGTTACCCGCGAGTTCTCACGGCAGTCTAATCCCTAA
- a CDS encoding SDR family oxidoreductase, with protein sequence MHVLVVHDYGPLGKILLERLRETHLHVSPLLVSDPANADLDALENWIPEDTDLIINALWMANPEVAEKDPEGARMAAFSLPVAMAGFAHGRGMALLQLSSCYVFDGRKQSGYITSNPGQPVNELGNWQWECEQALRTLLPRHIILRTGWSLARFIRKMQVSTAAGETLSLPGRCRGQPVAVRDLARVITAMVLQIDCGAEVWGTYQYAGAEEINLYELGLAIAGLPGIPEGIRVVDEVPGWGHLEPVNTTLICTKIRNTFGIKQLPWRSGLVDELSMLKQTNGREVTGEPAG encoded by the coding sequence GTGCATGTACTTGTTGTTCACGATTACGGCCCTTTGGGGAAGATTTTGCTGGAGCGCCTGCGGGAAACGCACCTGCACGTCAGTCCGTTGCTCGTCAGTGACCCCGCCAATGCAGATCTGGACGCCCTGGAAAACTGGATTCCCGAGGATACCGACCTGATCATAAATGCGCTCTGGATGGCGAACCCTGAAGTCGCCGAAAAGGATCCTGAGGGAGCCCGCATGGCGGCATTTTCATTGCCGGTAGCAATGGCCGGGTTTGCCCATGGTCGTGGTATGGCGCTGCTCCAGCTGTCCTCATGCTATGTCTTCGATGGCCGAAAGCAAAGCGGCTACATCACCTCCAACCCGGGCCAGCCGGTCAACGAACTGGGTAACTGGCAGTGGGAGTGCGAGCAGGCGTTGCGCACGCTGCTGCCGAGACACATTATTCTGCGAACCGGCTGGAGCCTGGCGCGGTTCATCCGGAAGATGCAGGTCAGTACTGCGGCAGGCGAGACTCTGTCACTGCCCGGGCGGTGCCGCGGCCAGCCTGTTGCGGTTCGTGATCTTGCGCGGGTGATAACGGCAATGGTGCTTCAGATCGATTGCGGTGCCGAAGTATGGGGCACCTATCAGTATGCCGGTGCCGAGGAAATCAACCTGTACGAGCTTGGGCTCGCGATCGCCGGGCTTCCGGGTATTCCCGAGGGTATCCGGGTAGTCGATGAGGTGCCCGGCTGGGGACATCTTGAGCCAGTGAACACCACACTGATCTGCACCAAGATCCGAAATACTTTCGGTATCAAGCAGCTGCCCTGGCGCTCCGGGTTGGTGGATGAGCTGTCGATGCTGAAACAGACCAATGGCAGGGAAGTGACCGGCGAGCCCGCCGGATAA
- the alr gene encoding alanine racemase yields the protein MPRSTVARIDLEALRRNYQTACRRAGGAQVMAVVKADGYGHGIGPVASALNSLVPKFAVACLEEAVAIRASGLEQPVVLLQGVHAGEDLADCAQQDFEPVLHSVQQLAWLELSDQRPAFWLKVNSGMNRLGFHPGELGGVMIRLEAMKASERLLGFVTHFACADDAENTMTADQTSVFEQATASWPGLMKSVGNSAAHFLAGQPLYDWSRPGIMLYGGSPVIGKTGPELGLEPVMSLEAPLISTRVVRAGESVGYGAGWVADQDTRMGMVAVGYGDGYPRHAGTNTPAAINGRRIRLIGRVSMDMLAVDLTGAPEAREGDSVELWGRTVGVDEVAACAGTISYELLTGITARVGRQYR from the coding sequence ATGCCGAGGAGCACGGTCGCCCGGATAGACCTTGAGGCACTTCGCCGGAATTACCAGACTGCCTGCCGGCGTGCCGGCGGTGCACAGGTGATGGCCGTGGTAAAGGCTGATGGCTATGGTCATGGCATTGGTCCGGTGGCGTCGGCCCTGAACAGCCTGGTACCGAAATTCGCGGTAGCCTGTCTGGAAGAGGCTGTGGCCATTCGTGCGAGTGGCCTGGAACAGCCGGTTGTGCTGCTTCAGGGTGTCCACGCCGGTGAGGATCTGGCCGACTGTGCGCAGCAGGATTTCGAGCCGGTACTTCACAGTGTCCAGCAACTGGCGTGGCTGGAGCTGTCGGATCAACGGCCGGCGTTCTGGCTGAAGGTTAACAGCGGTATGAACCGGCTGGGGTTTCATCCAGGCGAGCTGGGCGGGGTGATGATTCGGCTGGAAGCCATGAAGGCCAGTGAAAGGCTGCTGGGTTTTGTGACCCATTTTGCCTGCGCCGACGATGCCGAAAACACCATGACTGCCGATCAAACGTCGGTCTTTGAGCAGGCAACTGCGTCCTGGCCCGGATTAATGAAAAGCGTTGGTAACTCGGCCGCCCATTTTCTTGCCGGCCAGCCCCTGTATGACTGGAGCCGACCCGGCATCATGCTTTATGGCGGTTCTCCGGTGATTGGCAAGACCGGCCCGGAGCTCGGCCTTGAACCGGTCATGTCGCTGGAAGCGCCGTTAATCAGCACCCGTGTTGTGCGTGCCGGGGAATCCGTCGGCTATGGTGCCGGCTGGGTGGCTGACCAGGACACCCGGATGGGTATGGTGGCCGTCGGTTATGGTGATGGCTACCCAAGACACGCAGGGACGAATACGCCCGCTGCCATCAATGGTCGGCGAATCCGGCTCATTGGCCGGGTGTCCATGGACATGCTGGCTGTCGATCTGACCGGAGCACCGGAGGCCAGAGAAGGGGACAGTGTGGAGCTGTGGGGCAGAACCGTGGGTGTTGACGAGGTGGCTGCCTGCGCCGGCACCATATCCTACGAACTTCTGACCGGTATCACCGCACGGGTTGGGCGGCAATACCGGTGA
- a CDS encoding acyl-CoA dehydrogenase family protein, giving the protein MIPRTLFDADLEGFRDSVRKFLEQEAVPYHDQWEKDGQVSRELWQKAGELGFLCPCLPEEFGGVGADFRYSAVLIEEVARAGLTGIGWGLHSDIVAPYVLNYGSDELKSHYLPKLASGEMIGAIAMTEPGAGSDLQGVKTTAVKNGDHYLLNGSKTFITNGQLADVVIVVAKTDPGEGAKGISLFMVETAWQGFEKGQNLNKVGMKAQDTSELFFQDVKVPAKNLIGPGEGQGFFQLMQELAAERLQVALSAVAAAEAAWQWTLDYVKERNAFGKPVISFQNTRFKMAEMKAEITAARVFTDRCLELHLEKKLDIPTAAMLKQLTTDLQCKVMDECVQLHGGYGYMWEYPIARAWADSRVQRIYAGTNEIMKEIVARSF; this is encoded by the coding sequence ATGATTCCACGCACTCTCTTCGACGCCGATCTTGAAGGCTTCCGCGATTCCGTCCGCAAGTTCCTGGAGCAGGAAGCCGTGCCTTACCATGACCAGTGGGAGAAGGACGGCCAGGTCAGCCGCGAGCTCTGGCAGAAAGCCGGCGAGCTGGGATTCCTCTGCCCGTGCCTGCCGGAAGAGTTCGGCGGCGTGGGCGCGGACTTCCGGTACAGTGCGGTGCTGATTGAAGAAGTGGCGAGAGCGGGCCTGACCGGAATTGGCTGGGGCCTGCACTCCGACATTGTCGCGCCTTACGTGCTGAACTACGGCTCCGACGAGCTGAAAAGCCATTACCTGCCCAAACTGGCCAGCGGTGAGATGATCGGTGCCATTGCCATGACCGAGCCCGGTGCCGGCTCGGATCTGCAGGGCGTGAAAACCACGGCGGTCAAAAACGGCGATCACTACCTCCTGAACGGCTCGAAAACCTTCATCACCAATGGCCAGCTGGCCGATGTGGTCATTGTTGTTGCCAAAACCGATCCCGGGGAAGGCGCCAAGGGCATCAGCCTGTTCATGGTGGAAACCGCGTGGCAAGGTTTCGAAAAGGGTCAGAACCTTAACAAGGTGGGCATGAAAGCCCAGGACACCTCCGAACTGTTCTTCCAGGATGTGAAAGTGCCTGCGAAGAACCTGATCGGCCCGGGCGAAGGTCAGGGCTTTTTCCAGCTGATGCAGGAGCTGGCGGCAGAGCGTCTGCAGGTGGCTCTCAGTGCCGTTGCGGCAGCCGAGGCGGCCTGGCAGTGGACCCTGGATTACGTCAAAGAGCGGAATGCCTTTGGCAAGCCGGTGATCTCGTTCCAGAATACCCGGTTCAAGATGGCGGAAATGAAAGCGGAAATCACCGCGGCCAGGGTGTTCACGGATCGTTGTCTGGAACTGCACCTGGAGAAGAAGCTCGACATTCCGACGGCGGCGATGCTCAAACAGCTCACCACCGACCTGCAATGCAAGGTGATGGACGAGTGTGTCCAGCTTCACGGCGGCTACGGCTATATGTGGGAGTACCCGATTGCCCGCGCCTGGGCCGATTCACGGGTGCAGCGCATCTATGCCGGCACCAACGAGATCATGAAGGAAATTGTCGCCCGCTCATTCTGA
- the rlmB gene encoding 23S rRNA (guanosine(2251)-2'-O)-methyltransferase RlmB yields the protein MSGEFVFGWHTVEAVLKREPERLEQVWIQTGRQDKRVKSITDALDTLGVRWKVVHRRELDERVAGVHQGIVAEVSESREWTEDDLLAQLAGSDKAPFLLVLDGVTDPHNLGACMRTADAVGIQAVIVPKDKSASLTPVARKVACGAAETVPFVRVTNLARFLRGLQEQGVWLIGTAGEADATLYQADFKGPVALVMGAEGKGMRRLTREHCDQLINIPMLGHVDSLNVSVATGVCLYEALRQRLG from the coding sequence GTGTCCGGAGAGTTTGTGTTTGGCTGGCACACGGTTGAGGCAGTTCTCAAGCGTGAGCCTGAACGATTGGAGCAGGTCTGGATTCAGACCGGCCGGCAGGACAAGCGGGTCAAGAGCATTACCGATGCGCTGGATACGCTGGGTGTGCGCTGGAAAGTGGTGCATCGAAGGGAGCTCGACGAGCGGGTTGCCGGTGTACACCAGGGCATTGTGGCAGAGGTCAGTGAAAGCCGGGAGTGGACGGAAGATGATCTTCTGGCGCAGCTGGCTGGCAGTGACAAGGCGCCATTCCTGCTGGTGCTTGACGGGGTAACCGACCCCCACAATCTTGGCGCTTGCATGCGTACGGCCGATGCCGTGGGTATTCAGGCGGTGATTGTGCCGAAAGACAAGTCTGCCTCACTGACTCCGGTGGCTCGTAAGGTTGCGTGTGGTGCCGCAGAGACGGTGCCGTTCGTGCGGGTGACTAATCTCGCCCGTTTCCTGCGGGGCCTTCAGGAGCAGGGTGTCTGGCTGATTGGCACCGCCGGTGAGGCGGATGCAACGTTGTACCAGGCAGATTTCAAGGGCCCGGTGGCGCTGGTGATGGGTGCTGAAGGCAAGGGAATGCGACGTTTAACCCGTGAGCACTGCGATCAGCTGATCAACATTCCAATGCTGGGCCATGTGGACAGCCTCAACGTGTCGGTGGCTACGGGTGTTTGCCTATACGAAGCTCTGCGCCAGCGACTTGGTTAA
- the rpsR gene encoding 30S ribosomal protein S18 produces the protein MARFFRRRKFCRFTAEGVKEIDYKDLDTLKGYITETGKIVPSRITGTKARYQRQLATAIKRARYLALLPYSDSHDN, from the coding sequence ATGGCTCGTTTTTTCAGGCGTCGTAAGTTCTGCCGCTTCACGGCAGAGGGTGTTAAAGAGATCGATTACAAGGATCTGGACACCCTGAAAGGCTACATCACTGAAACCGGCAAAATCGTGCCCAGCCGCATCACCGGCACCAAAGCACGTTATCAGCGTCAGCTGGCTACCGCTATCAAGCGCGCCCGCTACCTGGCACTGCTGCCGTACTCGGACAGCCACGATAACTAA
- the dnaB gene encoding replicative DNA helicase gives MAKPNLKPASTDLETSRIKVPPHSVEAEQAVLGGLMLDNRRFDEISEIISAGDFYRQDHRLIFGAVERLASESEPLDVVTLAEFLERAGDIEDAGGLSYLAELAEKTPGAANIQAYANIVRERSVLRQLVEVSGKISDSAFNPQGRNSNEILDEAERNVFQIAEARVKEGSGPQAINPILAKTLSRIEELFESGEQTTGLTTGFKDLDEQTSGMQPSDLIIVAGRPSMGKTTFAMNIVENALISTGTPVLVFSMEMPADALAMRMLSSLGRIDQTKVRGGKLEEDDWPRLTSAVSLLKDKPLYIDDTPGLSPTELRSRARRIARENGGRIGLIMVDYLQLMRVPGNTEGRTAEISEISRSLKGIAKELSCPVVALSQLNRSLEQRPNKRPVNSDLRESGAIEQDADVIMFVYRDEVYNEDTSDKGIAEIIIGKQRNGPIGTIRLAFIGKYTKFEDLAHGDYSDYGGEY, from the coding sequence ATGGCCAAGCCCAATCTGAAGCCCGCGAGTACCGATCTCGAAACCAGTCGCATCAAGGTCCCTCCCCACTCTGTTGAGGCAGAGCAGGCGGTATTGGGTGGCCTGATGCTGGACAACCGCCGGTTCGATGAGATTTCCGAGATCATCTCGGCTGGCGATTTCTACCGGCAGGATCACCGGCTAATCTTTGGCGCCGTGGAGCGCCTCGCCAGTGAAAGCGAGCCATTGGATGTGGTGACCCTCGCCGAGTTTCTGGAGCGGGCAGGGGATATTGAAGATGCCGGGGGGCTGTCCTATCTGGCCGAACTGGCGGAAAAGACGCCGGGAGCGGCCAACATCCAGGCCTACGCCAATATTGTTCGGGAACGCTCTGTCCTGCGGCAACTGGTGGAGGTTTCCGGCAAAATCTCCGATTCCGCGTTCAACCCTCAGGGCCGGAACAGCAACGAAATTCTGGATGAGGCCGAACGGAACGTGTTCCAGATTGCCGAAGCGCGGGTCAAGGAAGGGTCCGGGCCCCAGGCAATCAACCCGATTCTGGCCAAGACCCTGAGCCGGATCGAGGAGCTGTTTGAATCCGGTGAGCAAACCACCGGTTTGACCACCGGCTTCAAGGACCTGGATGAGCAGACCTCGGGAATGCAGCCTTCGGATCTGATTATTGTGGCCGGTCGTCCTTCGATGGGTAAGACCACCTTCGCCATGAACATTGTTGAAAATGCGCTGATCAGCACCGGCACGCCGGTTCTGGTGTTCAGTATGGAGATGCCGGCAGATGCGCTGGCCATGCGTATGCTCTCTTCACTCGGGCGTATCGACCAGACCAAGGTCAGGGGCGGCAAACTGGAAGAAGACGACTGGCCTCGCCTGACGTCCGCGGTCAGCCTGCTCAAGGACAAACCGCTTTATATTGATGATACGCCGGGCCTTAGCCCCACCGAGCTGCGCTCCCGGGCCCGACGTATCGCCCGGGAGAACGGTGGCAGGATTGGCCTGATCATGGTCGACTACCTGCAGCTGATGCGGGTGCCTGGTAACACCGAGGGCCGGACGGCGGAAATTTCAGAAATATCCCGGTCCCTGAAGGGGATTGCCAAGGAGCTGAGTTGCCCAGTGGTTGCCCTGTCCCAGCTCAACCGGAGTCTTGAGCAGCGGCCCAACAAACGCCCGGTTAACTCGGATCTGCGTGAATCCGGCGCGATTGAACAGGATGCCGACGTGATCATGTTCGTATACCGGGATGAAGTGTACAACGAGGATACGTCGGACAAGGGTATCGCCGAGATTATCATCGGCAAGCAGAGGAACGGCCCCATAGGCACCATTCGCCTGGCGTTTATCGGCAAGTACACCAAATTCGAGGACCTGGCCCACGGCGATTACAGCGACTACGGCGGAGAGTATTAA
- the rnr gene encoding ribonuclease R, whose protein sequence is MVSRNKKDRDPHASREAQKYDNPIQSREFILSHLKDRGAPATHETLCSELGQNSPEGIEALRRRLIAMCRDGQLICNRRGAYLPIEEADLVTGRVIGHKDGFGFLVPDDGGSDLFLTARQMRQVFHGDRVAARVDRVDDRGRREGVIVEVLEHRTEQTVGRFFKESGIAFVVPENARINHEVLIPEEHAGEAYHGQYVVVEILRQPTIRTQPTGRVIEILGEHMAPGMEIDVAIRSYDIPHSWPPAVGEQAASIPAEVAEKDKANRVDIRNMRLVTIDDESARDFDDAIYCEPRPRGGYRLVVAIADVSHYVRPESPLDEEAIRRGNSVYFPDHVVPMLPEKLSNGLCSLNPDVDRLCMVADMTISAAGNISGYTFYQAVMRSHARLTYNKASDMLERPDTEQGFRLAAQYADLLPHLHNLYDLYKLLRRARTERGAIDFETTETKIVFDAERKIEEIVPVQRNDAHKIVEECMLCANVATARFLKKHEMPALYRVHDGPSEERLNALRLFLGELGLQLGGGDKPSSADYQALLAEVADRPDANVIQMVMLRSLSQAVYSPEQSGHFGLGFASYTHFTSPIRRYPDLIVHRAIKSRIHNPEVKKDIVTPPVTDPELAEYPYDYASMERLGEHVSMTERRADDATRDVMAWLKCEFLKDHEGEEYDGIIAAVVPFGFFVNLSGIYIEGLVHVSTLSGDYFHHDAAKHRLIGERTAVSFRLGDEVRVRVVRVGMEDRKIDLELISTPKRRQADRDALDVSKREGPGKGGKRGEKGKGDRGGRKKGGTSSGSRGQKKPESASPKKGGKPSSAREQLVAEAAKEATKKKSGKASGKSSGANKQRKPRNSGK, encoded by the coding sequence ATGGTTTCCAGAAATAAGAAAGACCGGGATCCTCACGCCAGTCGTGAGGCCCAAAAATACGATAACCCTATTCAAAGCCGGGAATTTATCCTCTCGCATCTTAAGGATCGCGGGGCTCCCGCAACACATGAAACATTGTGTTCCGAGCTTGGACAGAACTCGCCGGAAGGTATCGAAGCCCTCCGTCGGCGCCTGATTGCCATGTGCCGGGATGGCCAGCTGATCTGTAACCGCCGTGGCGCCTACCTCCCTATCGAAGAAGCCGATCTGGTAACGGGCAGGGTCATCGGCCACAAGGATGGCTTCGGCTTTCTGGTGCCGGACGATGGTGGCTCCGATCTGTTCCTGACAGCGCGCCAGATGCGCCAGGTATTTCATGGTGACCGGGTTGCCGCCCGGGTTGACCGGGTCGATGACCGCGGTCGCCGGGAGGGTGTCATTGTTGAGGTGCTGGAGCATCGTACCGAGCAGACGGTTGGTCGATTCTTCAAGGAAAGTGGTATCGCCTTTGTTGTACCGGAAAATGCCCGGATCAACCACGAGGTATTGATACCGGAGGAGCATGCTGGCGAGGCATATCACGGCCAGTACGTGGTGGTGGAAATTCTGCGTCAGCCCACAATTCGCACCCAGCCAACCGGCAGGGTGATCGAGATTCTCGGCGAGCACATGGCGCCGGGAATGGAAATTGATGTCGCCATCCGTTCCTACGATATTCCCCACAGCTGGCCGCCTGCAGTGGGTGAGCAGGCCGCATCGATTCCCGCTGAGGTTGCCGAAAAAGACAAGGCAAACCGGGTGGACATCCGCAATATGCGGCTGGTCACCATTGACGATGAGAGTGCCCGGGACTTTGACGACGCGATCTACTGCGAACCCCGTCCCCGTGGTGGTTATCGCCTGGTGGTGGCGATTGCCGACGTGTCCCACTATGTACGGCCTGAGTCTCCGCTCGATGAAGAGGCCATTCGCCGGGGCAACTCGGTGTACTTCCCGGACCATGTGGTGCCGATGCTGCCGGAGAAACTCTCCAATGGCCTGTGCTCCCTGAATCCCGATGTTGATCGCCTGTGTATGGTGGCCGACATGACCATCAGTGCGGCCGGCAACATCAGTGGCTATACCTTTTATCAGGCGGTGATGCGCAGCCACGCCCGGCTGACCTACAACAAGGCCAGCGACATGCTGGAGCGGCCGGATACCGAGCAGGGCTTCCGGCTGGCGGCCCAGTACGCGGATCTTCTGCCGCATCTCCATAACCTGTACGACTTGTATAAGTTGCTTCGGCGGGCGCGTACTGAGCGTGGTGCTATCGATTTTGAGACCACCGAAACGAAAATTGTGTTTGATGCCGAGCGCAAGATTGAGGAAATCGTGCCGGTGCAACGCAACGATGCGCACAAGATTGTGGAAGAGTGCATGCTGTGCGCCAATGTAGCTACGGCCCGTTTCCTCAAGAAACACGAAATGCCGGCACTTTATCGGGTGCATGACGGGCCCTCTGAAGAGCGACTGAATGCCCTTCGCCTGTTTCTGGGTGAGCTGGGTTTGCAACTGGGTGGTGGAGACAAGCCAAGCTCTGCCGATTACCAGGCTCTGCTGGCCGAAGTGGCCGACCGGCCGGATGCCAATGTGATCCAGATGGTCATGTTGCGCTCGCTCAGCCAGGCGGTCTACAGCCCGGAACAAAGCGGTCACTTCGGCCTCGGGTTTGCCAGCTATACCCATTTTACCTCGCCGATCCGTCGCTATCCGGATCTGATCGTGCATCGGGCGATCAAGTCCCGTATTCACAATCCTGAAGTGAAGAAAGATATCGTAACCCCACCGGTTACGGATCCCGAGCTCGCTGAATACCCTTACGATTATGCCAGCATGGAGCGGCTCGGCGAGCACGTGTCCATGACCGAGCGTCGGGCGGACGATGCCACCCGGGATGTCATGGCCTGGCTGAAGTGCGAGTTCCTCAAGGACCATGAAGGCGAAGAGTACGATGGCATTATTGCTGCCGTGGTGCCGTTTGGCTTCTTTGTGAATCTGTCGGGCATCTACATCGAGGGGCTGGTTCACGTTTCCACCCTCAGTGGTGACTATTTCCATCACGATGCGGCCAAGCATCGCCTGATTGGCGAGCGCACCGCGGTGAGCTTCCGTCTGGGCGATGAAGTCCGCGTGCGGGTTGTCCGCGTGGGGATGGAGGATCGCAAGATTGATCTGGAACTGATCAGTACTCCGAAGCGGCGCCAGGCCGACCGGGATGCTCTGGACGTTTCCAAGCGTGAGGGCCCCGGCAAGGGCGGCAAGCGCGGTGAAAAGGGTAAGGGAGACCGGGGCGGCCGCAAGAAAGGCGGTACGTCTTCAGGTTCCCGTGGCCAGAAAAAGCCGGAGAGTGCGAGCCCCAAAAAAGGTGGCAAGCCCTCCAGTGCCAGGGAGCAGCTGGTCGCGGAAGCGGCAAAAGAGGCGACAAAGAAAAAGTCCGGCAAAGCGTCGGGTAAGTCCTCCGGCGCCAACAAGCAGCGCAAGCCCCGTAATTCAGGTAAGTAA
- the rplI gene encoding 50S ribosomal protein L9, whose translation MEVILLEKVANLGSLGDKVKVKAGYGRNFLLPYGKAVPASEANLKAFEERRAELEKAAAEKLSAAQARAEALEGASFTVSSKAGEEGKLFGSIGVRDIADAITAGGTDVEKSEVRLPEGPLRVTGEYEIELQLHSDVEVTIKLAIVAE comes from the coding sequence ATGGAAGTTATTCTGCTCGAGAAAGTTGCAAACCTTGGCTCCCTGGGTGACAAGGTAAAGGTCAAGGCCGGTTACGGTCGTAATTTCCTGCTTCCGTATGGCAAGGCTGTACCTGCCTCGGAAGCAAACCTGAAGGCGTTCGAGGAGCGTCGTGCCGAGCTTGAGAAAGCGGCTGCCGAGAAGCTGTCTGCTGCCCAGGCCCGTGCCGAGGCTCTGGAAGGTGCTTCCTTCACCGTCAGCTCCAAAGCTGGTGAAGAAGGCAAGCTGTTCGGCTCTATCGGTGTGCGTGACATTGCTGACGCAATCACTGCCGGTGGCACCGACGTTGAGAAGAGCGAAGTTCGTCTGCCGGAAGGCCCGCTGCGTGTGACCGGCGAATACGAGATTGAGCTTCAGCTGCACTCGGACGTCGAAGTCACCATCAAGCTGGCGATTGTTGCCGAGTAA
- the rpsF gene encoding 30S ribosomal protein S6, with protein sequence MRHYEIVFMVHPDQSEQVPAMIERYTSVITEDGGTVHRLEDWGRRHLAYPINKIHKAHYVLMNVECSQAAMDELTHNFRFNDAIIRDMILRRDGADTDLSPMKASESREDRRGGDDRPRRSAESDEPRQRAETQDEEE encoded by the coding sequence ATGCGTCACTACGAAATCGTTTTTATGGTACATCCGGATCAGAGCGAGCAGGTGCCCGCGATGATCGAGCGTTATACCAGCGTCATCACTGAAGATGGCGGTACGGTACATCGCCTGGAAGATTGGGGCCGTCGTCACCTGGCTTACCCGATCAACAAGATTCACAAGGCTCACTACGTACTGATGAACGTTGAATGTTCACAGGCAGCGATGGACGAGCTGACTCACAACTTCCGTTTCAACGATGCCATCATCCGCGACATGATCCTGCGCCGCGATGGTGCTGATACGGACCTGTCCCCGATGAAAGCTTCCGAGTCCCGTGAAGACCGTCGTGGCGGCGATGATCGCCCGCGTCGTTCAGCCGAATCTGACGAGCCACGTCAGCGGGCTGAAACCCAGGACGAAGAAGAGTAA